A stretch of DNA from Simkaniaceae bacterium:
GAAAAAAAACCCTTAAAGAAAGCGACCGATACTCCTTCTTTTCTACAAGAGAGACAAAAAAAGCAGTACGACAAAGACTCTTTGGACTCCTTTGAAGGAGATGGCCTCTCTAAAAGACTCGCCGGCACTATTTCCCCTAAAAAAGATGAAATTGGCTACATCAGACCGGGAACTGATAAAGTGGCTCTTGAAAAACGCCGCCTTGAAGAAGAAGCTCGGCAACAAGAAGAAAAAAAACAACAAGAACAGAAAAAAGAAGCTTCTCTACAAGAAAAGAAAGAAAAAGCTCCTAAAGAGCGTCCTGAAAAGACGAATAAAGAAACCGAACAAACACCCGCATCGACTCAACAAGATAAAGACCGCAATAAAAAATCGGCGAAAATCAAGGAATTTAAAGAGAGTAAAGCTTTAAAAAAATTCCAGCAATCTCGAGTATTTGACGCTAGAGACCGACAGGGATTACGAGCCGGTGACGACGACCATTGGAGACGCAAAAGACAGGGCAAGCAGAGACTGAAAGATCAACAGCTTGAAGAAACTATCCGCCCAAAATCCCTGCATATTAAACTTCCGATTTCGATCAAAGATCTTGCTGCTGCAATGAAATATAAAGCAGCTGAATTGATTCAAAAATTTTTCATGCAAGGCGCAGTCTTTACAATTAACGATATGCTCGATGACGAAACAACCGTTCAATTGCTCGGACAAGAATTTGGTTGTGATATCACCATTGATACATCTGAAAAAGAGCGTTTAAATATTACAGATAAATCCATTACTGAAGAAATTCTGGAATCTCCTCAAGATGAGCTTGAAACTCGCCCGCCGGTCATTACAATGATGGGTCACGTGGATCACGGTAAAACATCATTGATTGACGCCTTCCGCAAAAGTAATTTAGCTGCCGGTGAAGCCGGAGCGATTACACAACATATTGGGGCTTTTCGTTGTAAAACTCCTGATGGAAGAATGATCACTCTTTTAGATACGCCGGGCCATGAAGCTTTTACGGCAATGCGTACAAGAGGTGCTAATCTCACCGATATTATCGTTCTTGTCGTCGCAGGGGATGAGGGAATTAAACCTCAAACCGCGGAAGCTATAAAGCTCGCAAAAGATGCCAATGTACCGATCATTGTAGCGATCAACAAATCAGATAAGCCCGGCTTTAACCCCGACCAAGTCTATCGCCAACTCGCTGATCACAATATGCTTCCCGAAGCATGGGGTGGAACCGTTTCGACAGTGAATTGCTCAGCTCATACTAAAGAGGGGCTAAACGAACTTTTAGAACTCGTTCTCCTCCAAGCCGAACTCTTAGAATTAAAAGCTAATCCCCACTTTAGAGCTAGAGGTATTGTTATCGAAGCCGAAGTCTTAAAAGGCCTTGGAACTTCTGCAACCCTCTTAATTCAAAATGGTTCACTACATCTGGGAGATGCCCTTGTTATCGAACATGTATACGGACGCATTAAAACAATGCATGATGACAAAGCGCAACACATTCAAGTAGCGACTCCCGGAATGCCGGTTCAAGTAACGGGCTTATCCGATCTTCCCGATGCAGGATCAGAATTTATCATTGTTAAAAATGAAAAAGAAGCCAGACAGCTCGCTAAAGAAAGAACAGCCATCTCTAAAAGACAAGTCTTGAGTATTGGTTCTTCATCCGGATTAGAAAATCTTCTTCAATCTGAAGTCACAAAACAACAGAAAAAAATTCTTAATATCATTCTCAAAACGGATGTTCACGGCTCTATCGAAGCCATTGTTAACGCATTAAAAGAAAAAATTAAATCCGATAAGGCAGAGGTCAATGTCATTGCCGCTGAAATCGGCGATATTTCCGAGTCGGATGTTCAAAGGGCTGCGACGGCAAATGCCGTTATTTTCGGATTCCATGTCTCTGTTGAAATGCACGCTGAGAGCTTAGTCAAACAACTTCAAGTTAAAATCGAGTTATTTGATGTAATCTATCACCTCATTGATCGCGTTAAAGAACTTCTCACTTTGCTGCTGGATAAAACCCGCGAAGAAACACATGTTGGTATGGCGCGCGTACTTCAAATCTTTAAATCTTCTCACCTTGGAATTATTGCCGGCTGTATTGTTGCTGACGGGATCATCAAACGCTCTCATTATGCAAAACTTATTCGCAATGGAGAGCAAATTTGGGAAGGAAATATTGCCTCGATTAAGCGCTTGCATGATGACGTAAAAGAAGTGTCTAAAGGACTAGAATGCGGAATCATCCTTCAAAACTTTAAAGAGCTCAAACCTGAAGATGAAGTCCATGCATATGAAGTGACATATGTTGCTCAATCTCTTTAATATGAATTGCAGAATCTAACCGGGAAGAAAAAAGATGACACGTAGAACCGAGCGATTAAACTCACTCCTCAAAGAAGTGATTTCTGAGGTCATCTTTAGAGAAGTTAAAAATCCCCATGTTACCGGATTAATCACGGTCACTTCTGTTGATATTTCAAAAGATCTGCATCACGCTAAGGTTTATATCAGCGTGATCGGAACGGATAATGACAAAAAAGCGACGTTAGATGCCCTTAATTCGGCAGCGGGCTTCATTGCCACGAAATCCTCAAAGAAAGTTGTTTTGCGCTACTTCCCCCAATTAAAATTCATTTTTGATGATTCTGCAGAAAAACATATGCGGATTGATTCGATTTTGAAAGAAATTGAAGAACAAAAGAAACTTAACGGTTAATGCAGCATGATCACAGCTCTTGCTCAACCTCACTTGATAGCCCATGAGGGAATACTACTGATCGATAAACCTGCTGCAAAAACCTCTTTTTACCTTGTTTATCTCGTGCGAAAACTCACTAAAATTAAAAAAATCGGTCATTGCGGTACTTTAGATCCCTTTGCAACGGGAGTCATGGTGATGCTGATTGGAAAAAGCTTTACGCGGCGCTCTCATGAATTTCTCGATATGGATAAGGAATATGTGGCGCGCCTTCGTTTAGGAGAAGCAACAGATACCTATGATCTAGACGGGCAGGTCTTGCACTCAAGCAATCGCATCCCCTCTTTAGAAGAGGTTCAAAATGCTATCACGCTTTTTCAAGGAACAATAGAGCAAATCCCCCCCATGTTCAGCGCTAAAAAGATCAACGGAAAAAAATTATATGAACTCGCAAGAGAAGGCAAAGAAATTGAGAGAGCTCCTTCTATTGTTCACCTGACAACGACTCTCATCGAATACCACTATCCCTATCTTACCCTTCACGTTCGATGTTCCAAAGGAACCTATATTCGATCCATTGCTCATGATCTCGGTTTGCATTTAGGCACTTATGCCCATCTTGTCGATTTAAAAAGAACTAAAAGCGGCCCATTTTCAATTGATCAGTGCATTTCAATCGATGAGCTTTTAGCTCCAAATATTGATTATCGAAACTATTTATTCAGGTAAATTATGGCTAAGACATCAGGACTTGCTTGCGG
This window harbors:
- the infB gene encoding translation initiation factor IF-2 — protein: MAKNLKFKVKNAQLAEALNLKKKQPSKKEEEEKKAPPKKEEAPAAETKQIPQDQPIVEETTQEAEKKPLKKATDTPSFLQERQKKQYDKDSLDSFEGDGLSKRLAGTISPKKDEIGYIRPGTDKVALEKRRLEEEARQQEEKKQQEQKKEASLQEKKEKAPKERPEKTNKETEQTPASTQQDKDRNKKSAKIKEFKESKALKKFQQSRVFDARDRQGLRAGDDDHWRRKRQGKQRLKDQQLEETIRPKSLHIKLPISIKDLAAAMKYKAAELIQKFFMQGAVFTINDMLDDETTVQLLGQEFGCDITIDTSEKERLNITDKSITEEILESPQDELETRPPVITMMGHVDHGKTSLIDAFRKSNLAAGEAGAITQHIGAFRCKTPDGRMITLLDTPGHEAFTAMRTRGANLTDIIVLVVAGDEGIKPQTAEAIKLAKDANVPIIVAINKSDKPGFNPDQVYRQLADHNMLPEAWGGTVSTVNCSAHTKEGLNELLELVLLQAELLELKANPHFRARGIVIEAEVLKGLGTSATLLIQNGSLHLGDALVIEHVYGRIKTMHDDKAQHIQVATPGMPVQVTGLSDLPDAGSEFIIVKNEKEARQLAKERTAISKRQVLSIGSSSGLENLLQSEVTKQQKKILNIILKTDVHGSIEAIVNALKEKIKSDKAEVNVIAAEIGDISESDVQRAATANAVIFGFHVSVEMHAESLVKQLQVKIELFDVIYHLIDRVKELLTLLLDKTREETHVGMARVLQIFKSSHLGIIAGCIVADGIIKRSHYAKLIRNGEQIWEGNIASIKRLHDDVKEVSKGLECGIILQNFKELKPEDEVHAYEVTYVAQSL
- the rbfA gene encoding 30S ribosome-binding factor RbfA; protein product: MTRRTERLNSLLKEVISEVIFREVKNPHVTGLITVTSVDISKDLHHAKVYISVIGTDNDKKATLDALNSAAGFIATKSSKKVVLRYFPQLKFIFDDSAEKHMRIDSILKEIEEQKKLNG
- the truB gene encoding tRNA pseudouridine(55) synthase TruB — its product is MITALAQPHLIAHEGILLIDKPAAKTSFYLVYLVRKLTKIKKIGHCGTLDPFATGVMVMLIGKSFTRRSHEFLDMDKEYVARLRLGEATDTYDLDGQVLHSSNRIPSLEEVQNAITLFQGTIEQIPPMFSAKKINGKKLYELAREGKEIERAPSIVHLTTTLIEYHYPYLTLHVRCSKGTYIRSIAHDLGLHLGTYAHLVDLKRTKSGPFSIDQCISIDELLAPNIDYRNYLFR